One part of the Hydrogenobacter sp. T-2 genome encodes these proteins:
- the mnmA gene encoding tRNA 2-thiouridine(34) synthase MnmA, which yields MRVAVGMSGGVDSSVCALLMKEAGHEVIGITLRFHQVCDTDGLRVCCSPEDVRDAVRVSQHLGIPHLTLSWEEVFEKRVIEYFLRETLSGKTPNPCAVCNREVKTGFLAEYLHKVADIDRLATGHYARIVEYKGRRLIARAKDQRRDQSYFLSLVRAEHLELLEFPLGERTKEEVRLIAKEKGLPVWDKRDSQDVCFLMGKTPGEFVEERVGSKGGYFYFEGKPVGRHRGFFHYTVGQRKGLGISLGFPVYVCGIDPEANAVHLCREEDLYRDWLILEDINFHLEPSLWQKPTAQIRYRNQPVPVEDIEKTEKGYKVKFSKQVRGITPGQVCAFYEGDLLLGGGIIKE from the coding sequence ATGAGAGTGGCGGTTGGTATGAGCGGGGGTGTAGATAGTAGTGTCTGTGCCCTCCTTATGAAGGAAGCAGGTCATGAGGTTATTGGTATAACGCTCCGCTTTCATCAAGTATGCGATACGGATGGTTTAAGGGTTTGCTGTTCTCCAGAGGATGTAAGGGATGCGGTGAGGGTTTCTCAACACTTAGGCATACCTCATTTAACGCTTAGCTGGGAAGAGGTCTTTGAAAAGAGGGTTATAGAATACTTTTTGAGGGAAACCCTCAGTGGTAAGACGCCAAATCCCTGTGCGGTATGCAACAGAGAGGTCAAAACAGGCTTTCTTGCAGAGTATCTCCACAAGGTTGCGGACATAGACAGGCTTGCCACTGGACACTATGCAAGGATTGTGGAATACAAGGGTAGAAGGCTTATAGCCCGTGCAAAGGACCAAAGAAGAGACCAGTCTTACTTTTTAAGCCTTGTAAGAGCGGAGCATTTAGAGCTTTTGGAGTTTCCTCTGGGTGAAAGGACAAAGGAAGAGGTAAGGCTTATAGCCAAAGAGAAGGGTTTGCCTGTGTGGGATAAAAGGGATTCTCAAGATGTGTGCTTTCTTATGGGTAAAACTCCTGGTGAATTTGTTGAAGAGAGGGTAGGTTCAAAGGGTGGGTATTTTTACTTTGAAGGCAAGCCTGTAGGAAGACATAGAGGCTTTTTCCACTACACGGTGGGTCAGAGAAAGGGTCTTGGTATCTCCTTGGGGTTTCCCGTATATGTATGTGGTATAGACCCAGAGGCTAACGCTGTTCATTTATGTAGAGAAGAAGACCTCTATAGAGATTGGTTGATTCTTGAGGACATAAACTTCCATCTTGAGCCTTCCCTTTGGCAAAAGCCTACCGCACAGATAAGGTATAGAAACCAGCCTGTGCCTGTGGAAGACATAGAAAAAACCGAAAAGGGATATAAGGTAAAGTTTTCTAAGCAGGTAAGAGGCATAACGCCCGGTCAAGTTTGTGCCTTTTATGAAGGAGACCTTTTGCTGGGTGGTGGCATAATAAAGGAATGA